A genome region from Vanessa cardui chromosome 24, ilVanCard2.1, whole genome shotgun sequence includes the following:
- the LOC124540012 gene encoding uncharacterized protein LOC124540012 — protein MATNPFPQHREPSPEQIREPEPPPTARHRDNPSANFTPRRHTFQTIRGSPPSQRRSQFNSMAEKFLKLEEQRLSHEGRVVKVMEEMAQTHNVLAEGVKALGEGLKAMGEGLRLLAESNHITF, from the exons ATGGCAACAAACCCATTTCCACAGCATAGAGAg CCTTCACCAGAACAAATAAGGGAACCAGAACCTCCACCAACAGCGAGGCATCGTGACAATCCCAGTGCAAATTTCA ctCCTAGGCGTCACACATTTCAAACTATAAGAGGGTCACCACCATCACAACGACGCTCTCAATTTAACAGCATGGCCGAgaaatttttgaagttagaGGAGCAGCGACTGTCACATGAAGGTAGAGTCGTCAAAGTGATGGAAGAGATGGCCCAAACTCACAATGTGCTAGCAGAGGGAGTCAAAGCTCTTGGAGAGGGGCTAAAGGCTATGGGGGAGGGCTTAAGGCTGCTAGCCGAATCTAATcacattactttttaa